DNA from Pelodiscus sinensis isolate JC-2024 chromosome 1, ASM4963464v1, whole genome shotgun sequence:
ATGCTAAGTAGCTTCTGGTTTGCAGTTGCCACTATGAAAAAATGCCATGTAATCTGTAGTGACTGACTAGACCAAGTCCCCTCCCACTGTTTTTTGCATCTTCAAAAACACCAGGCAGTTTTCAAGAGCAATTAGTTATCTTGGGCTTCGCAATATAACACCTTTAAAGAGGATGATGAGAGTTTTGAACACAGACATCTTTGAGGAGGATCTAAAAACAAAGGGCTTGATTTCTAGTCCTGGGTGATCATATGGTACTTTTCATAATGCCACTCATCTGACCCCATTCCAAAGTATATATACTTAGCACAGTGAAGGCTTCAAGCTTTGTGGGAATTCTGTCCAGCTAGATTTGGCGCTGTTCAGGTTAGTAAAGTATCTCCTATTATCTTAGCCCAAAGGTGTTAAGCTGCAATGGTGGATTAAGTGATCTCTGTGTATAGTTTCAACATAATTGTGAACTGCTCAACCATAAAGAGCACTTTCAGCAAAGAAATGACATGATTTCTTAACAGGCCatgattctttttatttttccacaAAGGATAAAATTCCATTTGGAGTCTGAGGTTGAACAGTTAAGAGAAAAGCTTTATACAGTACAAATATTTCAAGCAATCATTCCTAGAAATATGATTGCTTAATACTGTGTGTAATCTATAGGACCATTATTGTATGAAAAGATACAGCTTCCACGTCTACACTGACCATCTTACTCCATCCTGGAAGTATTCAATGAGGTTACATATGTAGCCTTAGAACTTCATAAAAGGCACTTGGAGGGGTTTTTCTGTTGCATGTTTCAGTGCCAATGCATATGCGTAAACTCTGGCATCCACTAAAATGTGCTCTCCTGCCACTAGctctgcaaaaaaaccaaaccaatgaATAATATGAATTCCAAGCAGAAAGGCAGGATAGACATAATAGGGGCAGATGTAAGTTCATATTCATACTATTAGTAAgaagttaaataaaacaataagATTTCAAGCCAAGGGCTGACAAGTAGCATGAAAACATATTAGTCCTTTAAAGTCTTGTGGCATGTTAGTCCTCTGGACATTATTACTAACTCATTTAGTGtgtattaaaacaaaatatgaacCGTCTTGAAGCACACAGAACATGCTTCAGTGGATGAGTGGCTATCTGGAATAGGCATTGCATTGATAATTGCTTCTAACAAAGACACCCACTGGCTAGACTGTGCTAATGAACATTCCTTTGTAGAACACATGACACATTGTCTAATTACCTTTATACATGACATGTTATATGCAAGTTTTCCAAATTACAAAACTACAAGTAgatggttttggtttttaaaagtgTTATAAATTTCCCAAGCTGAGAGATACTTAGAAAATCTGGAATACAGAGGCTAGAAAGTGGGTTGGCTTACAGTAGGGCAAAGATGATAAAATTGCAAAACTATTTTAATTGGCTCAATATGCCAGAAAAAAATACTCTTACCCTCAATTCTCTGCAGTAGATCATTCTTTGGCAGTGAAACAACTTCTACAAATtctagcaaagaaaaaaaattaaacataattTGTGTATTTCACACTGATAGATGTTTTTAATCTGTCAAAAAGTCATACCTAATCGAGTTGAGTTACTGTTGAGAGATGTATATTTCATTCTCATCTCTCAAGTTCAGATGGAAGGCAGACAAGGAACTGGATTCAGGTTCACCTTCAGCCAGAGACCATTACCACCCAGGCATGCGGCCATGCTCAGTTGACAGACACCGGCAAGATTAAAAGCACCTTTGAAATGCAGTTTTGAGGCAATAATTCTGTAGTTATTTTCCCAAGTTAGCCAGGAGAATGGTGACATATCAAGGACAGCGTCCACTGTACTGCAAGAACAAACACTATTCCTCTTCCCCCATCTGATTATATGTTTCACTGTTGAAATATTAAGGAAATCTGGGCTTGCATACTTGGACTGGCAAGAGACTACAACCTTCAGTTTCACAGAGTGGAGGACGAGACAACTGAAAACTGAAGGCTCATCCTTGACATGTTGCCTGCCACATAGGCTGGGCAGACATGCTTGAGGAATACAAGATACAGCTTATTTGCCTGTATCTACCCAAGCAGTTCCCCTTATCCAGATAAACCCCTTATCCAGATAAGCCATTTCAGTCTAGGGGCCAAATCCACAGGCATCAAAGCTACACcaaatttacagcagctgagaaaCTGATCCTAGATAGGTCACAGTGACCATTTCCACTGAAATTTTCCCTACTTAAACCAGGCTGTGGTACAACAACTGTTTGGGAATTTCAAATCTGATCTAAAGGGAAGTCACTGGAGCCCACAGATTGTGCCACCATCACAACTGTGATCCTAAAGTTGCTGAGAAAAATCTCTTGACCCCAGAGAAGAGCAGAGTTCAGGAGACATGCACATTCAGAATGAGATCTGATAGAGCTGAAGCATActtgccctgctcccagccacagtGAAGTTAGGCAAGCAACATACCTCCTTCCTCTGGAACGacaagaagaaagaaaagtgtTAATGCATAAAGAGCCAAGTTCAGACACACACTGCAGCTCAGTGCCTGTTCCTGCTGTCACCCACACATATCAGCGAGaacctttccattgactttaaggggAGGTGGATGATGCCCTAAAAGCTCATGAGGTTCAAGTCAGTGAACCCAAGTGAAGTTATTAGGATCCTGTATTGCTGAGCCTTTCAACAGTTTCCATGCAAGGGCCCCTCCAATGAAACACAAAAATTAAATACTGTACGTGTGTCCCAGACTCACCAGGCTTTGGCTTGGGTCTTGTATTACAGGCATCATCTCCATTAATGGTGACAGTCACAATGTGTGTTGTGCAGTTCGTCAAACCAGGGTCCAAGCAAACAGCTACAAAGTAAAGTATGTTCATTATGAGAAAGGGACCAATGTACTGAACACTTTAATACAACATTCACCCAAATATATTTGATCCAATAAGAGAAAACTTATTCAGCAGGGAACTTCACCAACATACATCACAAAGCCAGACAAAAAGTCTGGGTTCATCATCTGTTCGTACAAGTCGTGCTGGGCAAAATGTCTTGGACAAAGTTTATTTGTCAAAAAATGCAATTCTGGTCAAACCAAAACTATGTGGGATTAACTGGCCATTCACAAAatagctggaggaggaggagctagtGGTTGTGCTACTGCTATAGTTCAGACATGTGCCTGGGAAGTGGGAAACCTAGATTCTAATCCCTACTCTGGACAGACCATAAATGGAATCTCTCAATTCACCGAAAATTCCAAAAGCTTTTCAGATGTGGTTTGATCTGAACTGATTTTCCCTCCTCTGAACTGCCACTGAACCAAAAAATTAGTTCTTCATCCAGCTCTATTTACAAGTGCTTCTTAACACAACAGTCTCCTCAATTCACACATTAGATTCTTTTCCATATTTGTATTTTCAGCCCCTACTGATTATTTCTACTGCAGGGACAAACTTTCTCCTCCTTCACTGTACATGAAAGGCTAAACTGCGGGCTCACAGTCAAAACATGATAAGAGCCCAATTTTGCCATCAGTTATGCACACAGCACTCCAGTCTACAGATAAGTCTCAGCGAGGTAGccctgttagggtgtgtctagggTACATGGCTCCGCTgacagagccatatagattaggcaggacggcaaaaggaaatgaagtggccatttaaataattgccgcttcatttaaataaaaatggccaccacgctgtgctgatcagctgattgttggcacaacgcggcagtctagatggggatctgcagaccccagaacccttcgtcggcagatcctttatgtctcatgaaacgaggtttacgggatctgccgatgaagggttctggggtcggcagattcccgtctagactgccatgctgtacTGACATCatctgatcagcacagcgtggtggccattttgatttaaatgaagccgcgattacttaaatcgcagcttcatttcccttttttgtgtcaactaatctacatggctccgtcgatggagccatgtagtttagacgtacccttagtctgtaactttaaaaaaaaaaaaacgagtggtcctgtagcatctcagagactaaatatatatatagtatcaagGAAgtagattttgcccatgaaagctcatgattttatttatttatttgtttgtttgtctctaCGGTGTTAAAGAACTACTCAGTCTATGGATAATATGCAATTGTAGCAGGGCAAAGTTCAACCTTAATAGGAATATACCCAAAGCTATGGTCCAGATTTCCCACTTCTCTAGCATTTTCCCCTTTGTAAAGGTTTTTCTTAAACTCCAGTTTTGCCACTGCTCTGTGACAGGCAGcacaaaatgtttaaatatagtTGCTGGCTGCAAAAGCTTTGGGGACTTGGATGTCAGGCAACATTTCCTTCTTCCCCATTCCTACTAATCAGCTGTATGAGAAGCTGAGTTCTCCTTCCTTTGCACAGCAGAAATGTGTACAAAGACTGCATGATGCAACTGTTATTCATTCAGCAGGCAGGTTCAAAGGAGACACTTAAACCTCCCAGAGAAGTCAAATCAAGTCCAAGCTTCTAGACCTGTTAATTACAACATGCCAGACCTTTAGTCAGACTCCAAAATAAGCATACTTTGTACCAAGTACCATATTTTGGACCCATAAGCAGAGCATGAGTAAATGGGGATCTTCCTTAAAAGCAGAATTGTTCTCCCACATGCCTCAGAGCAGCAGTCAAGCTGTTTCTATAGCCCTCTATGTTCAGTTTTACCCAGTGGATCCGCAtctgtcagacacacacacatgataTCTATGGCTCCTTTGGTGTTGTCCGGGGACATTGTGGATGTGCTCTGGAAGTGCATATTCCCTCTTTGTGCCTTTCCCATCCTGAACAGTGGACCCATTGTAGATCCATTGAATTTAGGGCATTCTGTGACCAGGAAGGGGACAGGATTGGCTCTGAGTCAGGTAGTCAAGAAACAACAAAGACCTGGAGAACATTCAACGACATCCCCTTTGTACCCAGTTTCTTCCTCCAACTCTCGCAAGGCAGCGCTTTCTGGGCTTTCATTTCCCTCAatgaggcctgcagtgtaaatgttacATTAAAAGTAGTTAAAATTGAGCTCTTTTACAGCATTGTTCATTCTTGGATCTAAGGGTTTTACAATGGAAGGTAAAGTAAATGGGGTAACTGCTAGGTACGGGGAGATCAGGAACGTCAGTATCAGATCTGGGAACAGAATACAGGACTCCTGCCTCTTATCCACCAAACCATGATGTTTTCCTCCCAAAGGAATTAAATCTCTCCTATGAGTATGCCTATGCCAAGCTCACAAAGGCTTTTCCTCTCTTTTGGAGGTGGAAGATGGGAGGAAAAGGGGAAGAGATTGCATTAGACAGATTCTACCAATAAAATCTGACATTGTGCTATTTTGCACTTTTTATTATTAacaaggatgttaagaggcgggtgaTTGACTAATCGTGCAGTTGATaaaatttgtatcgactacacaataaGTTGATAAGGTGCTCAGTCGAGTACCCCCACTGTGATTCTTCAGTTTAAGTGTAGTCGGAGCCTGGCTCcgactacatttaaactgcagagctgcaatgggggtAGGTTCCGGACCAGCACGAGCCAAAAACTGAGCAAGCCCGGCTCGTGCCGGGTCCAGAAGCTACCCTTGCTAAGCTCTACAGTTTAAAAGAActaagagctgggctgcctgtccaccCAGCTTTTAGTACATTTAATccgcagagctgcagcagggagtaAGTCCTGGACCCGATGCAAACcagaactgagttgggctgcctgctcagtcagagcagcccctgtccatggcagcccgggctggctgcaggcagaggctgctccggcagaagcccctgggagctgggacctccctgtggacaggggctgctgccggagcagcctctgcccatggcaagcTTGGGCCCGCCATGGACAAAGActgcttcacggcagcctccccctgcccctccccccggtactgctgcctctgatagaggcaacagtgggggagggaggcaggcatcACCATGGAGATCGTGtgggagggaaccggcttttaagctggctccccgcagcactggctcctgctccctcctcccccgtgctgcctctgatacagagggaccAGGGGGGTAGGGATGCGAGAAGTCAACTTGACTAACCCATAAGCCCAGGCCTATTGGGTAGCTGActgcttgcttacatccctaattattaAATATTCTTCTCTTTCAACTGCATGTATTCTAGCACAGAAAACATCACTTATCTTGGAATCTGAAAGACACTGCACATGGAAATCTATAAGCCTAAGCAAGAGGGACAGAGTAAACTACATATACATTCTGTGTAGATCATCTTCATATTTTTGTTACCTACCTGCAGGGAATTCCAAACAATATCCTCCCATTGGAGGCCTGAATTGTTTCACTAGGACAATGCAATCATAGTGGAGAGTTCTTAGTAACACAGGTATAATTGATACACCTGCAAGTATAAAGGAAAGAGCAATGAAAAACACAGCATGTGGGTAGTTCAAACACTGACACTAGTCTTGTGAGCACCCTCAACATCCATTAACTTAAGATGACTAATATATTGTTTTCTGCTGGATGGCCTCATCTCCACTTAAGCCCCAATAAATCATCAGAAACTCTGGGTCTGAAAACAACAGCTCCACCCAAgtaccctagggtatgtctacactaccccgctagttcgaactagcggggtaatgtatgcataccgcacttgctaatgaagcccgggatttgaatttcccgggcttcattagcataagcggggagccgccatttttaaatccccgctgcttcgaaccccgtgtagcgcggctacacggggctcgaactaggtagttcggactagggtgcctattccgaactaccggtacacctcgtttcacgaggagtaacggtagttcggaataggaccctagtccgaactacctagttcgagccccgtgtagccgcgctacacggggttcgaagcagcggggatttaaaaatggcggctccccgcttatgctaatgaagcccgggaaattcaaatcccgggcttcattagcaagtgcggtatgcatacattaccccgctagttcgaactagcggggtagtgtagacatacccctagagtcttTCCTCTGCTACTACAATCTTACATCTTTCCACTTAACTTTGGTCCCCAATACCCGTGTCCAAACAAGCTACAGTTCCTTTGAAGGCCCAGGATCTTGACTGACTTcatattggaaaaaaatcataaaatcaaATATATTTTCAGATATTGATTTTTCCCAGACTATGGATCCATTTTTCCTGCAATATTTTGCTGCGTGGCCTGATCCTTCAAGCAGTGCTTACTCCAGCCTTCACAATGACATCAGAGTGATTATTCACAAAAATCAGGGCAGTGATTTGTAAGTTCCTTGAGGGCAGAGGCTCCACTCCTTCTAAGCTACACTTGATCAACAGTAAAACACCCTACATGCCTATGGCACTATATACATGATTTAtactattcattttattttactcTTACTTTCTGCATCTTTTTATTGTGGCAGTTGCTGCCATTTGATGGAAGCAGACCACCTCACCATTATTAATACCAGAAGAAGTCAAGCACAAAAATGTAACTGGGGCCATACCATCAGCTGAACTTCCCTCTTTCCTGGTAGTACGCTTCACTGTTTCCCAAATTCTGTAGGGTAAGGAGAACACGAGAAAGTGGATATGTTAATCCTAAAAAAGGAAATGTATGAAATATACACACTTTCCACACAACTGGCCAACTTGAAACTTTGTTACATTCATTCAAAAGCAACACATGCAAACATACAGTGAGCGTGGCACTAAGGAGCAACAGCCACGAGGCAAGCCCCCATACTAAATTTTCGCTGTAACGTATCCCTAAGGTCTCAGCTTCAATTTTGTTTCACCTTTAGTTAGAGACAGTCTGGCTACCAAATGTTTTTTGCTGGTTGCTTAagacaataaataaatatttagttcttatacagctctttcaAAGCACTTCACCAAGGAAGACAATTGTCATTCCAAATGACAATGACAACTGTCATTCTGTTTTACAAATGGAGACACTGAAGCACAGAAGTGAAATGAAGACAGCAGTTGATTTATTTAGATTGGTTATTTTGAAGAGCTGCAACGTAAGACAGAAGACCCAGATTTTAAAGACtggctattttggaaaaaagcaatAAACAAATACATTCTGTCTGCATCATGCATGACAATCATGTGAAAATAAAGCAGGTTACTGCAAAGGCTCTTAGCTCAGTTACCCATTCCTGTTAGTAACTGGAAGTCAAAAATGGCACAGGCCTCTCTTGCAACTCAGAAAGTAAGTGATGAAACTGACAAAAAATAAACCTGTCACACAGGCCTCAATCACTGCCACTTCTTGAGGCTACTCTTAAAGGGGAGGAAGACTCTAGAGAGAGCAATCAGAAAGGACCTCAATGCACTAGGAAGAAGGAAAATAAGGCAGTACTGTCATTTCCAGTCATCACAGCTAATCTAAAAGATGAATCTGACACATGAAGAGAATTAGGCCAGAGAATATGAGTGAGAGGATCTGAAGAAGGGAAGACGACTCTCCTCCAAACAACAACATCCCAACAACATGCAAGACCCTGCATTGTTTCAGGCATATGCCATCAACAGGGGAAAGGGAGTTCTCTGGAAAGgaccagaaaaaaaacaaaggtCTGTTTGAATGTTAAAACCTTGCAGCATTAATTCAGCACATCTTTGCAAGTGACTGGAACTGCAAGATAAGCACATGGTCCAAATCCAAGGTATTAGTCTACATCAGAGGTGGCCAAACTGTGACTtatgagccacatgtggctcttttacAGTTAGAATGTGGCTCATTAAGGTCTCCCCCCTGCCACCATTCTCCACCTATCATActgggaagagggaagggaacACTGGTCTTCTGCCTTGCAGCTGGATAGTGAGGGTAGGGGTTTTTGcccagtggggaagggaggaaaaagtGTCTGGCAGGTGCACCTagctctcaaacttctgaagattaCCATATGTAGCTCAGGGGTCAGTAAGTTTGGCTACCCTGACCTACAGGATAGAGTTTAACAGCTAACATATATTCCAACAACAAAAAGGCCAAATTCTTCCTCAAAGTAACTCCATTAACGTTCAAGGAGTAATCTAGCCCAGTATGTCAAGTATTGGTTTATAGGTGTTCACATTACATTACCCTGGGCTGGTTCAGTCAGAGAAACTGGGAAGAACTGCAAGAactttaaaatgccacaggaagGTAGTTACCTGGTTTTGCCCGAGGGATCAATGTAGGTCGTCTGTTCAAGCTTCACCCATTTTCTTTCTGCGATTGcctaacaaaaataataaacaaattGGGAGGTTGTCCCCACAGAGGGGGGAAAGACAAGTCTTAAATTCAATGTATGTGTGGGAAGCTGTAACACCAGTATGAAAACACAAGTACTG
Protein-coding regions in this window:
- the NUDT5 gene encoding ADP-sugar pyrophosphatase isoform X1, whose product is MESKTSTEILKSEGASILKEEAIAERKWVKLEQTTYIDPSGKTRIWETVKRTTRKEGSSADGVSIIPVLLRTLHYDCIVLVKQFRPPMGGYCLEFPAGLIEGNESPESAALRELEEETGYKGDVVECSPAVCLDPGLTNCTTHIVTVTINGDDACNTRPKPKPEFVEVVSLPKNDLLQRIEELVAGEHILVDARVYAYALALKHATEKPLQVPFMKF
- the NUDT5 gene encoding ADP-sugar pyrophosphatase isoform X2, encoding MESKTSTEILKSEGASILKEEAIAERKWVKLEQTTYIDPSGKTRIWETVKRTTRKEGSSADGVSIIPVLLRTLHYDCIVLVKQFRPPMGGYCLEFPAAVCLDPGLTNCTTHIVTVTINGDDACNTRPKPKPEFVEVVSLPKNDLLQRIEELVAGEHILVDARVYAYALALKHATEKPLQVPFMKF